The following nucleotide sequence is from Drosophila takahashii strain IR98-3 E-12201 chromosome 3L, DtakHiC1v2, whole genome shotgun sequence.
gttcttcaattttttttatattatccaGGAGGCCATCAAGCTGTATCAACGTCAACTAGCCCTAGCCAGAGCTGCAGGAGATCGCTCGATGGAGGCGGCTGCCTGTGGAGCCCTGGGATTGGCCCACCGATTGATGCGACGCTGGGACAAGGCGTTGGGTCATCACACCCAGGAGTTAACGCTGCGCCAGGAGCTGGGCGACTTGTCGGGCGAATGTCGTGCCCACGGTCACTTAGGCGCCGTTCACATGGCCCTGTGCAGCTGGACAAATGCAGTGAAGTGCTATCAGGAGCAATTGGAGCGGGCTCAGGAGCAACGGGATGCTGCAGTGGAGGCCCAGGCGCATGGCAATCTGGGGATTGCCCGTCTAAATATGGCCCACTATGAGGCGGCCATTGGTTGCCTGGAGGCCCAGTTGGGCACCCTGGAGCGTGTGTCCTTGCCATCCACCCAAGCGGATCGTGCTCGAGCCCTGGGACATTTGGGAGATTGCTACGCCGCCCTGGGAGATTACGAGGAGGCGCTCAAGTGCCACGAACGGCAGCTTCAGCTGGCCTTAGGATTGACTAGCCATCGGGATCAGGAGCGCGCCTATCGAGGATTGGGTCAGGCGAGGAGAGCACTGGGACAGCTGCCGGCTGCCTTGGTTTGCCTCGAGAAGCGTCTGGTGGTGGCCCACGAGCTGCACAGTCCCGAGATCAAGGCCCTGGCCTACGGAGACCTGGGACACGTCCATGCTGCTCTGGGAAACCATTCGCAGGCGCTGAACTGCCTGGAACATCAACGTGAACTGGCCCAGGGCCTGCAGGATCGAGCCCTGGAATCGGACGCCATGTGCGCCCTCGGCCAGGTGCAACAGCGAATGGGTCAGCACGCGGAGGCACTGGAGCTGCACCGGCAGGATCTGGAGATCTGCACCGAACTCGCTGCTCCCGCCCTGCAGGCCAGGGCCTTGAGCAACCTGGGATCCGTCCACGAATCGCTGGGTCAGCAGGCCGAGGCCCTCAAGTGCTACGAACGGCAATTGGAGTTGAGTGCAGATCGATTGGCCAAGGCGATGGCCTGCTTGGCCCTGGGAAGGGTGCACCATCAGCTGGAGCAGCACGGTCAGGCGGTGGACTATCTGCGGCAGGGATTGGCCAGTGCTCAGTCCATGGGAAagtcggaggaggaggccaagATAAGACATCAACTAGGTGAgttatttttgcaaatatttgcaaagtcgaataatttccttaaaatctagaaaattctttcttgaattttctacatctagaaaggttttctatattcaaaggcaaattttctaaaaacaagaaattgtttttctattttgaaaggtaggccgatttaatggcgagattttttaaaatttagaaataagttTTTATGAGTGAACTGATCGAATGGGGAgtctataataacttttttttttgactgtcaaattattctgttatttttaatatttgttgagCATTTAATTACCTATGCTTTAAGCATTTtaccaaatatatttaatcccgttattaattttttatcgagttttgaaaaaagtggtcaaaaacttttttgtgaaaaatctgGCTTAAGCCTGGCTTCTAATGTTTtacccaaaagttttgttacTAAAAAcgactcgaaaaaaaaataagaaacattttttagtgAAAAAGGTTTGAGAAATAAGGGTttcccaacctacagacctctccctaCCTAAACACAATCCATGTATAACCTGTTTTCCAAATCCTCCTTTGCAGGTCTTGCTCTACGCTCCTCTGGCGACGCCGAAGGAGCCCACCTCCAACTGGAAACGGCCGCCCAGCTGCTGGAATCCGTGCGCCATGAACAGCGCAGTCCGGAGACGCGACTGGCACTCTACGATCTGCAGACGAGCTGCTACCATCTGCTGCAACTCATCCTGGTGGCGCTGAATCGCAACGAGGATGCTCTGGTGGCCGCCGAGCGGTGCAAGGCTCGCGGAGGAGCCGACAACGTGAGCGGGGAGAGCTCCAAGGTGCCGCTGGCCAACAGCGAGGTCATCCAGGAGACGGTGAATCGCGGCAGGAAGCCCGTTCTCTACTACAGCTTGGCGGGGGAGCAACTATTCGCCTGGCTGCTGCAGCCACAAACTGGAATCGTGCGGTTCCATGCGGCCAAGATAGATGCCCACAGTTTGCAGCTCCCGTTGTCCCtcagcgaggaggaggaggaggaggaggaactcGAAATGGAGAGAGAACTGGGACTGGGAGAAGATCAAGGTAGTTCCATGCAGTCCAGTGGATTACTAGAACGCTATGTCGGCCTGGTGAGGGACAATCTGGGCGTGAACTCCCAGAGTCTCCTGCACGAAGGCGACGGCAGTGGTTGGCGTGCCAGCACGGAGCAGCTGCTGGAGGATCTGCCTGGAGCCGGGGGATCCGGCGGAGGTGGCTTCCTGCGCATGGTGAGCCGCAATCAACTACTGAACTCCTCGAACTACTCCCTGAGTTCGTTATTCTCTGTGGGATCGGTTGGTGGCTCAGTGGCCAGTCTGCAGGGCTCTTCAAGATCCCTGGGAAGCCGCAGTTCCCGGAGAGCACCGGCCCTGCCTGCATGGCGAGGACCCTCCTGCCTGCACACCCTGTACAATCTGCTGTTGGCTCCATTCGATGATCTGCTGCCCGCTGGAGGAGCAAGTGCCAGTCGACAAGGGAGAAGGGAACTCATCCTGGTGCTCGATAGCTCGCTCTATTTAGTACCCTTTGCCATTTTGCGGGCTGCCCGAGAGGATGGCGAATATCTGTCCGAGAGATGTGCCATCCTGACCGCTCCCTCGCTGCAATCGCTTCGTGGTCGTCCGAGGACCCGAAGAGATCGGGCTCGTCCGCCCAAGGCTCTGGTGGTGGGAGCACCACGCATTCCCTGCTCCCTCGCGGAACGCTGGGGTTGGGCTGGAGCGGAATCACCGGCTGCCCTTCAGGAGGCCGCCATGGTGGCGGATATGCTGCAGGCCACCGCTCTGGCCGGTTCCAATGCCACCAAGGAGTCCGTTTTGGCCGAGCTGCCGTCCGCCGACTGCATTCACTTTGCGGCCAATCTTAGCTGGCAATCGGGAGCCGTGGTCCTGAGTCCCGGCGATGTGGTCACtgccgagcagcagcagcagaaggaaCCACACGAACCGCAAATGGCCGACTTCACTTTGGCAGCCGCCGAGTTGCGTCAGCTGCGTTTGAGTGCCCGTCTGGTGGTGCTGAGCTCGTATCACTCGGTGGAACCCATCACCGGATCCGGAGTGGCCCAACTGGCGGGTGGCTGGCTCCTGGCCGGAGCTGGAGCTGTGCTCATCTCCCTGTGGCCGGTTCCCGAAACGGCGGCCAAGATCCTGTTGCGCGCCTTCTACTCCGCCTTGCTGCAGGGTGCCCGAGCAGCCGGGTAAGTTatcttttttataattcttttttttaaacgtaTAATATTGTTCAGAGAAACCATCTTGAgatattttttcaacaaatatttgcaaccacaattttaactaaattaaactaaattatttataattttcctgcACTACAACAAAAATTCTCACAAAGATATCACTTGtaagttttatttgtataaatCAATAGTAAACAtgtgttttattattaaactcAGGACTATATAGTTACTGATAacttaaaagttttatttgacattttttaaaaatccttatttttctttaataaataaatcagtttTTTAGCCGAAATAGTGCCCGAATACGGTATATCAAGTCTCTTTGAGATAGTAATTAAATGTCAATCAGTTGACATTCTAaactgaaaattttattttttgtaattttttccaaaaaattatgatgtcaAACCACGAAATTCCGGGAAAGTGGTGGTTATCTTTAGCTTATGTTATTAGCTGCTCAAAACGGTTGTTTTTTCAGATATTGGCCttgatttaaagaaattagGGTTAAAAAACCGCTATAAAAtggtatttttaagatttttttaatacgtAATTCCGAGTTCAAAagttaaaagttttatttgacatttttttaaaaatccttatttttctttaataaataaatcagtttTTTAGCCGAAATAGTGCCCGAATACGGTATATCAAGTCTCTTTGAGatagtaattaaattcccaatcagTTGACATTCTAaactgaaaattttattttttgtaattttttccaaaaaattatgatgtcaAACCACGAAATTCCGGGAAAGTGGTGGTTATCTTTAGCTTATGTTATGTTGTTTTTTCAGATATTGGCCttgatttaaagaaattagGGTTAAAAAACCGCTATAAAAtggtatttttaagatttttttaatacgtAATTCCGAGTTCTTATATCTCAAGAagagttcttttttttctttttcttttgcttacttcaaatgttaatatttattaatgactATTAATTATCTCTTTCAGCGCCCTGGCGGAAGCCATGCAAACAGTGCAGCACACCAAGCACTTTGCCCATCCGGCCAACTGGGCTGGCTTCCTTCTGGTGGGCAGCAATATCAGGCTATCGAACAAGGTGGCCCTGGGTCATGCCCTTTGCGAACTCCTCCGGACCCCGGAGCGTTGTCGCGATGCGCTGCGCGTCTGCCTGCACCTAGTGGAGAAGAGTCTGCAGCGGATCCATCGTGGCCAGAAGAACGCCATGTACACCACCCAGCAGAGCATTGAGAATAAGGCAGGTCCCGTGGGTGGCTGGAAGGATCTGCTGATGGCAGTGGGCTTTCGTTTCGAACCAGCCGCCAATGGGATTCCGTCCAGCGTATTCTTTCCTCAAGCGGATCCCGAGGAGCGACTCTCCCAGTGCTCGGCCAGTCTCCAAGCACTTCTCGCCCTGACTCCGGCCACGCTGCAGGCTTTGGCCAAATTGGTCCATGTAAATAGTGCCGAATATGCGGGCGACGTGATTGCCGTGATGCGGAATATCCTCGCCCAGTTCCCGGCCTCCAATCCTCCAGCCGCCAGTTCCTCGGGTTCCATCAAATCGGATGTGATCGCCGAATCCTGCTTCATTGAGATGCCGCTGAGTGTGAGACTCTGGCGGGTGGCTGGTTGCCATGAACTCCTCGCATCGGTGGGCTTCGATCTGACCGAGGTGGGTGCCGACCAGGTGATCCTGCGCACGGGCAAGCAGGCCAATCGACGTCACTGCCAGTTCGTGCTGCAGGCACTCCTCGCTTTGTTTGGTAAGTGGAatcactttttatacccgttactcgtagagtaaaagggtattttgtattcgtgcaaaagtatgtaacagctagaagaaagcgtttccgaccctataaagtatatatatagatattgatcttgatcagggtcactagccgagtcgatctagccatgaccgtctgtccgtctgtctgtccgtctgtctgtctgtctgtctgtataaacgctgagatcccggaaactacaaaagctagaaagttgggattacccacacacgattttaaaatgtgtctggcggccacatcttttaatattttaaaaatgtataaatgcaattttatagtgtttattaatacctatcgaaatgtagaagacattattcaaatcggaccatttattaaaaagttatgcgcaatcaaagttTTTTATCTCTATCTCTCGCACTGCTAGATGCTATagagttctctcttgtttaatgtTCGATATATCCCTAATGTTCTCTGTTTACCCACTCTAGATACCCGTGAGGCCCTCAAAAGTCTCGGTTCGATGGATCCGATGGACTCTGACCAAAGCAGCAGCTGCGAGTCTCTGGCCGAACCGGAAATGGATGCCCCTCCTGTGCCGCCTGCGGCCAGCAGTACTCCCTCCGTGAACGGGGCCACTAAGGCTCCACTTCCGCTGCATCCGCGCAGTGCCTTCATCTCGTATGTCCGACGTCGTGGAGAACCGGATGGCGGAAGAACAGAAGCCATCGGAGGTGGTATAGGAAATGGCACATTAGATTCCAGTCTGGCCAACACCACCGATAGCGAGCACTCCTTGTCCGATGGCTATGCCACGCAACCGGGCTTTGCTCGCCTCGGCTATGCCAGCATGCGTGCTCCGGTGAGGGTTTCCCGCCCCGGAGGCGGTGGCGAGAGCGATGCCGCCTTCACGCCCAGTCCACCGGTGACCGATCCCAGTTTGTCCCTGGCCCTCGCCCACCAAACGCGCATTAGAAGTCTGTATTCCCAGACCAGCTCGGCAGCATCTGCTCCTCCAGCATCAACAACGTTGAGTAGAAGACCAGATAGTTCCAGTTCGGCCAGCAGCACTACGGATTGGGAGGGATCCGGACATGCCACAGTGCTGAGACGCAGTGCAGCAATGCCTCAACAGCCGCCACCACTGCCACCGCCACGCCCACCAACCTATCATAACTTAGGCGTGGGCGCTGGAGGACGCAGCAAGCCCAAGATCAAGCTGGGCAGTGCTCAGAGCTCTCTGGCGGCACGGGTTAACAAGGAACATGCCCTCTTCATGGACAGACTGAGTGTAAGGACGGAGCTAAGTGCTCCCGGAGGAGGTAACACCATGAACGGCGGAACTGCAGCAAGGAAGCCTCTCGCCCtgcccgaggaggaggaggtctcCAATGTAGTCTTCAGCCCATCCAGCTTGTACTTTTCACAATCGGACACCGATTTGCTCAGCGAAGCCAAGCAGGAGGAGGCTCCACCGGCTGTAAAGTCGAATGGAAAGAGCCTGCAGGACAGCATGATGCGTCACATGAACCGCGAACTGACACCCAGCCTTACGGAGATGTATCACGAGCGAAATCTGAACCTTGGCATGGCTCCACCGCTGTCCAAGCTGCTCTTGAGTCCCAACTACGAGGAGCAGGAGGTGGTTTCCATGGCAGACAGCTGTTCCCAATCTAGCGCTGGCTTGAAAACTCTGGTGGATGCTGTTAGTGAGTTGGAGCTAAGTGGCAGCTCCTCGGGAGCCACCATGCCCACGGTGGtgggtggaggaggaggaggaag
It contains:
- the LOC108054137 gene encoding tetratricopeptide repeat protein 28, which produces MTNYENIINLPLNFNANNHASNNNENNAKIAVAGEQLLNKMSQRDFSENEPECTPELPAANRALFLEKVRQSNAACQSGDFATAVLLYTDALQLDPGNHILYSNRSAALLKQGQFAAALQDATQARDLCPKWPKAYFRQGVALQCLGRYGEALASFAAGLAQEPSNKQLMGGLVEASLKSPLRNALEPTLQQLRTMQLQESPFVVSSVVGQELLQASQYPAAVSVLEAALRIGSCSLKLRGSVFSALSSAHWALNQLDQAIGYMQQDLAVAKSLGDTAGECRAHGNLGSAYFSQGAHKEALTAHRYQLVLAMKCKDTQAAAAALTSLGHVYTASGDYPNALASHKQCVQLFKQLGDRLQEAREIGNVGAVYLSLGECEAALDCHSQHLRLARKLHDQVEEARAYSNLGSAHHQRRQFTQAAACHEQVLRIAQSLGDRSMEAAAYAGLGHAARCAGDASASKRFHERQLAMALAARDKLGEGRACSNLGIVYQMLGSHDAALKLHQAHLGIARSLGDRTGMGKAYGNMARMAHMAGSYEAAVKYHKQELAINQAVNDRSAEAATHGNLAVAYQALGAHDAALTHYRAHLATARSLKDTAGEACALLNLGNCLSGRQEYEEAVPHYESYLMLAQELGDVAAEGKACHLLGYAHFSLGNYRAAVRYYDQDLALAKDAQHRPNMGRAYCNLGLAHLALGHTAAALECQQLFLAVAHATNQLPAKFRALGNIGDILIRTGSHEEAIKLYQRQLALARAAGDRSMEAAACGALGLAHRLMRRWDKALGHHTQELTLRQELGDLSGECRAHGHLGAVHMALCSWTNAVKCYQEQLERAQEQRDAAVEAQAHGNLGIARLNMAHYEAAIGCLEAQLGTLERVSLPSTQADRARALGHLGDCYAALGDYEEALKCHERQLQLALGLTSHRDQERAYRGLGQARRALGQLPAALVCLEKRLVVAHELHSPEIKALAYGDLGHVHAALGNHSQALNCLEHQRELAQGLQDRALESDAMCALGQVQQRMGQHAEALELHRQDLEICTELAAPALQARALSNLGSVHESLGQQAEALKCYERQLELSADRLAKAMACLALGRVHHQLEQHGQAVDYLRQGLASAQSMGKSEEEAKIRHQLGLALRSSGDAEGAHLQLETAAQLLESVRHEQRSPETRLALYDLQTSCYHLLQLILVALNRNEDALVAAERCKARGGADNVSGESSKVPLANSEVIQETVNRGRKPVLYYSLAGEQLFAWLLQPQTGIVRFHAAKIDAHSLQLPLSLSEEEEEEEELEMERELGLGEDQGSSMQSSGLLERYVGLVRDNLGVNSQSLLHEGDGSGWRASTEQLLEDLPGAGGSGGGGFLRMVSRNQLLNSSNYSLSSLFSVGSVGGSVASLQGSSRSLGSRSSRRAPALPAWRGPSCLHTLYNLLLAPFDDLLPAGGASASRQGRRELILVLDSSLYLVPFAILRAAREDGEYLSERCAILTAPSLQSLRGRPRTRRDRARPPKALVVGAPRIPCSLAERWGWAGAESPAALQEAAMVADMLQATALAGSNATKESVLAELPSADCIHFAANLSWQSGAVVLSPGDVVTAEQQQQKEPHEPQMADFTLAAAELRQLRLSARLVVLSSYHSVEPITGSGVAQLAGGWLLAGAGAVLISLWPVPETAAKILLRAFYSALLQGARAAGALAEAMQTVQHTKHFAHPANWAGFLLVGSNIRLSNKVALGHALCELLRTPERCRDALRVCLHLVEKSLQRIHRGQKNAMYTTQQSIENKAGPVGGWKDLLMAVGFRFEPAANGIPSSVFFPQADPEERLSQCSASLQALLALTPATLQALAKLVHVNSAEYAGDVIAVMRNILAQFPASNPPAASSSGSIKSDVIAESCFIEMPLSVRLWRVAGCHELLASVGFDLTEVGADQVILRTGKQANRRHCQFVLQALLALFDTREALKSLGSMDPMDSDQSSSCESLAEPEMDAPPVPPAASSTPSVNGATKAPLPLHPRSAFISYVRRRGEPDGGRTEAIGGGIGNGTLDSSLANTTDSEHSLSDGYATQPGFARLGYASMRAPVRVSRPGGGGESDAAFTPSPPVTDPSLSLALAHQTRIRSLYSQTSSAASAPPASTTLSRRPDSSSSASSTTDWEGSGHATVLRRSAAMPQQPPPLPPPRPPTYHNLGVGAGGRSKPKIKLGSAQSSLAARVNKEHALFMDRLSVRTELSAPGGGNTMNGGTAARKPLALPEEEEVSNVVFSPSSLYFSQSDTDLLSEAKQEEAPPAVKSNGKSLQDSMMRHMNRELTPSLTEMYHERNLNLGMAPPLSKLLLSPNYEEQEVVSMADSCSQSSAGLKTLVDAVSELELSGSSSGATMPTVVGGGGGGSEVEVTSATVVEATCPICGDPADVICRCKAATIQKKSILKPWLSNVPDSSLVQASELTTADILERRLEIHTTSTSAAPYSVDLCRRDEGDGRSVADSQCSSNYKRILASATGGAVSLVGIGKGSEVEQQSATSGATCSSARLV